The genomic window CCTGCGCCAGGGTCACGTAGGCTTTCTTGTAGCCCGGAATGCGTCCCGTCACCTTGCCCATGCGCGAGCGGGCCAGGGGGCGGCGCTTGACCACCCGGACGCCGGCGACCTTCACCGAAAACGCCTTCTCCACGGCCTTGGCGATCTCGATCTTGTTCGCCTCGGGGTGGACGTAGAAAACCACCTGGTTGGCGGCATCCTTGACCATGGTGGCCTTTTCGGAAACCAGGGGCCGCAGCAGTATGTTAGCGTACTCCATGACCGAGCCTCTCCTGGATCTTCAGGGCCGCGTCCTTGACCAGGACCAGGTGGTCGTGGCGCAGGACGTCGTACACGTTGAGCATGTCTTCCCGGACAACCTTGATGCCGGGAATGTTCCTGGCGGAA from Solidesulfovibrio sp. includes these protein-coding regions:
- the rplW gene encoding 50S ribosomal protein L23 — translated: MEYANILLRPLVSEKATMVKDAANQVVFYVHPEANKIEIAKAVEKAFSVKVAGVRVVKRRPLARSRMGKVTGRIPGYKKAYVTLAQGDKIEFFEGV